The following are encoded together in the Bradyrhizobium algeriense genome:
- a CDS encoding aspartate aminotransferase family protein, with translation MTNSATSHLLPVFARVDLGFERGEGCWLTATNGERYLDFTSGVAVNALGHCHPHLIKALQEQSTKLWHMSNLFKSPDGDKLAARLCEQSFADLVFFCNSGAEAMEGVIKVVRRYQFSKGHPERYRLVTFEGAFHGRTLGTLAATGSAKYLEGFGPPMDGFDQVPHGDLEAVKKAIGPHTAGILIEPVQGEGGVRSAPQAFFKALRQLCDEYGLLLAFDEVQTGMGRTGDLFAYKRVGVTPDVMSLAKALGGGFPIGAVLATAEAASGMTPGSHGSTFGGNPLAIAAANAVLDVMLKPGFFDHVQKMSLLLKQKLASVVDRYPAVLSEVRGEGLLVGVKAVVPSGDLVNALRGEKLLTVGAGDNVVRFLAPLIVTEAEIDESVQMLERACVALSGNQLKKAAG, from the coding sequence ATGACCAATAGCGCCACGTCGCATCTGCTCCCCGTCTTCGCCAGGGTCGATCTCGGCTTCGAACGCGGCGAGGGCTGCTGGCTGACCGCAACCAATGGCGAGCGCTATCTCGACTTCACCTCGGGCGTTGCGGTGAACGCGCTGGGTCATTGCCATCCGCACCTGATCAAGGCGCTGCAGGAACAGTCGACAAAACTCTGGCACATGTCGAACCTGTTCAAGAGCCCGGATGGCGATAAACTTGCCGCGCGGCTCTGCGAGCAGAGCTTTGCCGACCTGGTGTTCTTCTGCAATTCCGGCGCCGAGGCGATGGAAGGCGTGATCAAGGTCGTGCGCCGCTATCAATTCTCCAAGGGGCATCCCGAGCGCTATCGGCTCGTCACGTTCGAGGGCGCGTTCCACGGCCGCACGCTCGGCACGCTCGCCGCCACCGGCTCCGCCAAATATCTCGAAGGCTTTGGCCCGCCAATGGACGGCTTCGACCAGGTGCCGCATGGCGATCTCGAAGCGGTGAAGAAGGCGATCGGGCCGCACACCGCGGGTATCCTGATCGAGCCGGTGCAGGGCGAGGGCGGTGTGCGCTCCGCGCCGCAGGCTTTCTTCAAGGCGCTGCGCCAGCTCTGTGACGAGTACGGCCTGCTGCTGGCGTTCGACGAGGTGCAGACCGGCATGGGCCGCACCGGCGATCTCTTTGCCTACAAGCGCGTCGGCGTGACGCCGGACGTGATGTCGCTGGCGAAAGCGCTCGGCGGCGGCTTTCCGATCGGCGCGGTGCTGGCCACCGCCGAGGCCGCCTCCGGCATGACGCCGGGCTCGCACGGCTCGACCTTCGGCGGCAATCCGCTGGCGATCGCTGCCGCCAATGCCGTGCTCGACGTGATGCTGAAGCCCGGCTTCTTCGACCATGTGCAGAAGATGTCGCTGCTGCTGAAACAGAAACTCGCCTCCGTGGTCGATCGCTATCCCGCCGTGCTCTCGGAAGTGCGCGGCGAGGGGCTCCTGGTCGGCGTCAAGGCCGTGGTGCCCTCAGGCGATCTCGTCAATGCGTTGCGCGGCGAGAAATTGCTCACCGTCGGCGCCGGCGACAATGTGGTGCGGTTCCTGGCGCCGCTGATCGTGACCGAGGCCGAGATCGACGAGTCCGTTCAGATGCTCGAGCGCGCCTGCGTCGCGCTGTCGGGTAATCAGTTGAAGAAGGCGGCGGGATGA
- a CDS encoding tripartite tricarboxylate transporter substrate-binding protein — protein MTDRTNSLEKDDHMITKRRFVSMACAGGLAAIVPDAIRMASAQTASRMLVGFGAGGAIDVIARRLVEGMKDQSLSFIVDNRPGAGGRLALGALKSGPADGTAMILTPASSFAVFPHVYKSLGYDAFKDFAPVTTVCSFPFLITIGPMVPADVRTLADFVKWCAANPKQATYGTAAAGSMLHFTGVSLAKAGRFEFVHLPYGGPGGIQDLIGGQIAATIYPIGTALPHVQSGAIRALATTGSQRSPLLLDVPTVREAGYSALEANEWFGVFVPANTPAGTVNRLNEAIRAVVNTDAFKTALAKLSVDPAGQTPKEFAQLIKSDFDRWAPIVQASGFTPED, from the coding sequence ATGACCGACCGGACAAATTCGCTGGAGAAGGACGATCACATGATCACGAAGCGAAGATTCGTATCGATGGCGTGCGCGGGCGGCCTCGCCGCCATTGTCCCCGACGCGATCCGCATGGCGAGCGCCCAGACAGCTTCGCGGATGCTGGTGGGGTTCGGTGCGGGGGGCGCGATCGACGTGATTGCGAGGAGGCTCGTTGAGGGAATGAAGGATCAATCACTTTCATTCATCGTCGACAATCGTCCCGGCGCCGGCGGGCGTCTGGCGCTCGGCGCGCTGAAAAGCGGCCCGGCCGATGGCACGGCGATGATCCTGACGCCCGCCTCCAGCTTCGCCGTATTTCCCCACGTCTACAAGTCGCTGGGCTATGATGCGTTCAAGGATTTCGCTCCCGTCACCACAGTCTGCTCCTTTCCATTTCTGATCACCATCGGTCCGATGGTGCCTGCCGACGTCAGGACGCTGGCCGATTTCGTGAAATGGTGCGCGGCTAATCCCAAGCAAGCCACCTACGGTACGGCGGCGGCCGGGTCGATGCTGCACTTCACCGGCGTGAGCCTGGCCAAAGCGGGCAGGTTCGAATTCGTGCATCTGCCCTATGGCGGCCCCGGCGGCATTCAGGATCTGATCGGCGGTCAAATCGCCGCTACGATCTATCCAATCGGCACTGCACTGCCGCATGTGCAATCCGGCGCCATAAGGGCACTGGCGACAACTGGATCGCAACGATCCCCGCTGCTTCTCGATGTGCCGACGGTTCGGGAGGCCGGATATTCCGCGCTCGAAGCCAACGAGTGGTTTGGCGTCTTCGTTCCGGCAAATACGCCTGCCGGAACGGTGAACCGCCTCAATGAGGCGATCCGCGCGGTGGTGAACACCGACGCCTTCAAAACGGCCTTGGCCAAGCTTTCCGTAGATCCCGCCGGCCAAACGCCGAAGGAATTTGCGCAACTGATCAAATCCGATTTCGACCGTTGGGCCCCAATTGTCCAGGCCTCCGGCTTTACGCCAGAAGATTGA
- a CDS encoding LysR family transcriptional regulator, which yields MDWSDRIGRRIKLRDLHIVMAVADTGSMAKAAARLRISHPAVSKAISEIEGTLGVRLFDRGSQGAELTAYGEVLLRCGINVFDEMQQGLRSLQHLSDPNSGEVRVGCTDIILHSLVPAIVREFSKAHPGVQLDVKLTNPGGHQIQELRERKIDLLITRATGQHEDFHSEVLFDEPFVFVVGAQSELARKRRIDLTDIIKGNWVLPPYDSAPGALVGEVFRANGFSPPKPLVKTIAIQLTVSLIASGEFVGILPMSVAALSAHQAALRVLPLKSAGPRISAEIVFLKNRTLGPAVASFIDCTREVTKSLVRVRR from the coding sequence ATGGACTGGTCGGATCGAATTGGCCGCCGCATCAAGTTGCGGGACCTTCATATTGTGATGGCGGTTGCCGACACCGGCAGCATGGCGAAGGCGGCTGCCAGGCTCAGAATTTCACATCCTGCCGTCTCCAAGGCGATATCCGAAATTGAAGGCACGCTCGGCGTGCGATTGTTCGATCGAGGCTCGCAGGGCGCCGAACTCACGGCCTATGGCGAGGTGTTGCTTCGATGCGGCATCAATGTCTTCGACGAGATGCAACAAGGCCTTCGCTCGCTCCAACATTTGTCCGATCCAAACTCGGGCGAGGTGAGGGTGGGATGCACCGACATCATTCTGCACAGCCTGGTGCCGGCTATCGTGCGGGAATTTTCCAAGGCACATCCCGGCGTTCAGCTTGACGTGAAGCTGACCAATCCGGGTGGACATCAAATTCAGGAACTGCGCGAGCGCAAAATTGATCTGCTGATTACGAGAGCCACGGGACAGCACGAGGACTTCCATTCCGAAGTCCTGTTCGATGAACCCTTTGTCTTCGTTGTGGGGGCGCAAAGTGAATTGGCGCGAAAGCGCCGAATTGACCTCACGGACATCATTAAGGGCAATTGGGTCCTGCCACCCTATGACAGCGCGCCAGGCGCGCTCGTTGGCGAGGTATTTCGAGCGAATGGCTTTTCGCCACCGAAGCCGTTGGTCAAAACGATAGCTATTCAGCTCACCGTGTCGCTTATTGCGAGCGGAGAATTTGTAGGAATTCTTCCCATGTCCGTCGCGGCATTAAGCGCGCATCAAGCCGCTTTGAGGGTTTTGCCGTTAAAATCGGCGGGCCCACGGATTTCGGCCGAAATCGTATTTTTGAAGAATCGAACGCTTGGCCCTGCGGTCGCGTCGTTTATCGATTGCACGCGGGAAGTCACGAAATCGCTTGTCCGCGTGCGGCGTTGA
- a CDS encoding GcrA family cell cycle regulator, whose amino-acid sequence MTVLTWSDDRVEQLKKLWEAGLSASQIAAELGNVTRNAVIGKVHRLGLSGRAKSPSSAAPRQRKARPAQQMMRVSRPVSRGNTALAHAFEVEMEPDPIAVDNVVPMSQRLSLLELNEATCHWPVGDPSSPEFFFCGGKALAGLPYCAHHSRVAYQPAADRRRQQPKPTR is encoded by the coding sequence ATGACGGTATTGACCTGGTCCGACGATCGCGTCGAGCAGCTGAAAAAGCTCTGGGAAGCCGGATTATCGGCCAGCCAGATCGCCGCGGAACTCGGAAATGTGACGCGAAACGCAGTGATCGGCAAAGTGCACCGGCTGGGCTTGTCCGGCCGCGCCAAGAGCCCCTCCTCGGCCGCCCCGCGGCAGCGCAAGGCGCGTCCGGCCCAGCAGATGATGCGGGTGTCGCGCCCGGTCTCGCGCGGCAACACCGCGCTGGCGCATGCCTTCGAGGTCGAGATGGAGCCCGATCCGATCGCCGTCGACAATGTGGTGCCTATGAGCCAGCGGCTGTCGCTGCTCGAACTGAACGAAGCCACCTGCCACTGGCCGGTCGGCGATCCCTCAAGCCCGGAATTTTTCTTCTGCGGCGGCAAGGCACTCGCGGGCCTGCCCTATTGCGCGCATCACTCGCGCGTTGCGTATCAGCCGGCTGCCGACCGGCGCAGGCAGCAGCCGAAGCCGACGAGGTAG